The following coding sequences lie in one Lysobacter capsici genomic window:
- a CDS encoding amino acid permease: protein MLGQLWATKHPHAAHTEAEGLSLHRTLGPWGLTALGIGAVIGGGIFVITGKAAAEHAGPAIMLSFILAAICCTFCALAYAEFAAMVPVSGSAYTYTYATLGELAAWFIGWMLILEYGVSASAVAVSWTGYFLSLLQHFDITLPAALVQAPLDAKLRPTGAIANLPAAAIVLLLTWLCYVGIRKSSAMNMAMVILKSGLIVLVIAVGWKYVNPELWTPFIPESQGPGKYGWEGVLRGASMVFFAYIGFEAVSVAAQESHKPQKDMPIGMLASLAICTVLYIGMAAVMTGLAPYTTLGTDEPVVTAIAAHPALGWLRLVVEIGALVGLSSVVLVMIIGQPRIFMIMARDGLLPPVFTKIHPKYRTPHINTVITGVGIALLAALFPLDILGDMTSMGTLIAFAAVCAGVLILRRTQPDLPRPFRIAFAWPVCLAGIVSCLILLSTMTAHNWMLMGVWTAIGFAIYFAYSVRHSKLRKSRE, encoded by the coding sequence ATGCTGGGACAACTCTGGGCGACCAAACACCCGCACGCCGCGCACACCGAGGCCGAGGGACTGAGCCTGCACCGCACGCTCGGCCCGTGGGGCCTGACCGCGCTGGGCATCGGCGCGGTGATCGGCGGCGGCATCTTCGTCATCACCGGCAAGGCCGCGGCCGAGCATGCCGGCCCGGCGATCATGCTGTCGTTCATTCTCGCCGCGATCTGTTGCACCTTCTGCGCGCTGGCCTACGCCGAGTTCGCGGCGATGGTGCCGGTCTCGGGCAGCGCCTACACCTACACCTACGCGACCCTGGGCGAGCTGGCGGCCTGGTTCATCGGCTGGATGCTGATATTGGAATACGGCGTGTCCGCATCCGCCGTGGCGGTCAGCTGGACCGGGTATTTCCTCAGTCTGCTGCAACATTTCGACATAACCCTGCCGGCGGCGCTGGTGCAAGCGCCGCTGGACGCCAAGCTGCGCCCGACCGGCGCGATCGCCAACCTGCCGGCGGCCGCGATCGTGCTGCTGCTGACCTGGCTGTGTTATGTCGGCATCCGCAAGTCCTCGGCCATGAACATGGCGATGGTGATCCTGAAATCGGGCCTGATCGTGCTGGTGATCGCGGTCGGCTGGAAGTACGTCAATCCCGAGCTGTGGACGCCCTTCATCCCCGAGTCGCAGGGCCCGGGCAAGTACGGCTGGGAAGGCGTGCTGCGCGGCGCGTCGATGGTGTTCTTCGCCTACATCGGCTTCGAGGCGGTGTCGGTGGCGGCGCAGGAATCGCACAAGCCGCAGAAGGACATGCCGATCGGCATGCTCGCCTCGCTGGCGATCTGCACCGTGCTTTACATCGGCATGGCCGCGGTCATGACCGGGTTGGCGCCGTACACCACCCTGGGCACCGACGAGCCGGTGGTGACCGCGATCGCCGCGCATCCGGCGCTGGGCTGGCTGCGCCTGGTGGTCGAGATCGGCGCCCTGGTCGGGCTGTCGTCGGTGGTGCTGGTGATGATCATCGGCCAGCCGCGCATCTTCATGATCATGGCGCGCGACGGCCTGCTGCCGCCGGTGTTCACCAAGATCCACCCCAAGTACCGCACCCCGCACATCAATACCGTGATCACCGGCGTGGGCATCGCCCTGCTGGCGGCGCTGTTCCCGCTCGACATCCTCGGCGACATGACCTCGATGGGCACCCTGATCGCGTTCGCCGCGGTCTGCGCCGGCGTGCTGATCCTGCGCCGCACCCAGCCCGACCTGCCGCGCCCGTTCCGGATCGCCTTCGCCTGGCCGGTCTGCCTGGCCGGCATCGTCAGCTGCCTGATCCTGCTGTCGACCATGACCGCGCACAACTGGATGCTGATGGGCGTGTGGACGGCGATCGGCTTCGCGATCTATTTCGCTTACAGCGTGCGGCACAGCAAGCTGCGTAAGAGCCGGGAATAG
- a CDS encoding NUDIX hydrolase, with protein MRAGEGSPGSADGADDAAQHDAPPPADPFMRERLAGHFTGGAWLIDRAGRRVLLTHHRKLGRWLQLGGHADGDRDLAQVALREAEEESGLTGLSVDPQLFDLDRHWIPERRDVPGHWHYDLRYVVRAGDNEDYVVSEESLDLAWREISELLDDPGSDASMRRMAAKWLARGESGG; from the coding sequence GTGCGAGCTGGCGAGGGTTCGCCCGGTTCCGCCGACGGCGCGGATGACGCGGCGCAGCATGACGCGCCGCCGCCCGCCGACCCGTTTATGCGCGAACGCCTGGCCGGCCATTTCACCGGCGGCGCCTGGCTGATCGACCGCGCCGGCCGGCGGGTGCTGTTGACCCACCACCGCAAACTCGGCCGCTGGCTGCAACTGGGCGGCCACGCCGACGGCGACCGCGACCTGGCCCAGGTGGCGCTGCGCGAAGCCGAGGAAGAATCCGGCCTGACCGGCCTGTCGGTCGATCCGCAGCTGTTCGACCTGGACCGTCATTGGATCCCCGAACGCCGCGACGTGCCCGGTCACTGGCATTACGACCTGCGCTACGTGGTGCGCGCGGGCGACAACGAGGACTACGTGGTCAGCGAGGAATCGCTGGACCTGGCCTGGCGCGAGATTTCCGAATTGCTCGACGATCCGGGCAGCGACGCGTCGATGCGGCGGATGGCCGCGAAGTGGCTGGCGCGCGGCGAGTCGGGCGGTTGA
- a CDS encoding amino acid permease has translation MSRGLFITKPVHAAPHVDAGEIHGSLEGEGSLKRALTSKHLVMLGIGGVIGAGIFVLTGQAAAQHAGPAVVISFMLAGFACALAGLCYAEFAAMLPVSGSAYSYSYATLGEGVAWFIGWNLVLEYLFAASTVSVGWSGYFSELLHLLSGWTGTDLALPKALASAPYEFVNGHIQATGTLINLPAVCIVAALSGLCYVGVTQSAFVNSIIVTIKLIVILLFLAFALKYINPDNWQPFIPENEGPGKFGWEGITRAAAIVFFSYIGFDAVSTAAGEAKNPQRDMPIGILGSLAICTVLYILVSLTLTGIADFRTLNTPEPVATALSNYTELNWLRFIVVIGALAGLSSVILVMLMGQPRIFFTMSQDGLIPKIFSKVHPKFQTPYIGTIIVGIFACALAGLFPISVLGELVSMGTLLAFATVCIGVLVLRYTRPDLQRPFRVPFVWFVCPLGAAACLFLFWQAFAEHWRLMVGWTVIGVVIYLVYGYRNSKLRKAADAAA, from the coding sequence ATGTCGAGAGGCCTGTTCATCACCAAGCCGGTGCACGCCGCGCCGCACGTAGACGCCGGGGAAATCCACGGCAGTCTCGAAGGCGAAGGTTCACTCAAGCGCGCGCTGACCTCCAAACACTTGGTGATGCTCGGCATCGGCGGCGTGATCGGCGCCGGCATCTTCGTCCTCACCGGCCAGGCCGCGGCCCAGCACGCCGGCCCGGCGGTGGTCATCAGCTTCATGCTCGCCGGCTTCGCCTGCGCCCTGGCCGGCCTGTGCTACGCCGAGTTCGCGGCGATGCTGCCGGTTTCGGGCAGCGCCTACTCCTATTCCTACGCGACCCTCGGCGAGGGCGTGGCCTGGTTCATCGGTTGGAACCTGGTGCTCGAATACCTGTTCGCCGCATCGACCGTATCGGTCGGGTGGTCGGGGTATTTCAGCGAGCTGTTGCATTTATTGAGCGGCTGGACAGGCACCGACCTGGCCTTGCCCAAGGCATTGGCCTCGGCGCCGTATGAATTCGTCAACGGCCACATCCAGGCCACCGGCACCCTCATCAACCTGCCGGCGGTGTGCATCGTCGCCGCGCTCAGCGGCCTGTGCTACGTCGGCGTGACCCAGTCGGCGTTCGTCAACTCGATCATCGTCACCATCAAGCTGATCGTGATCCTGCTGTTCCTGGCGTTCGCGCTGAAGTACATCAATCCCGACAACTGGCAGCCCTTCATCCCCGAGAACGAAGGCCCGGGCAAGTTCGGCTGGGAAGGCATCACCCGCGCGGCGGCGATCGTGTTCTTCTCCTACATCGGTTTCGACGCGGTCTCCACCGCCGCCGGCGAGGCCAAGAACCCGCAGCGCGACATGCCGATCGGCATCCTGGGCTCGCTGGCGATCTGCACGGTGCTGTACATCCTGGTCTCGCTGACCCTGACCGGCATCGCCGACTTCCGCACCCTCAACACGCCCGAGCCGGTCGCGACCGCGCTGAGCAACTACACCGAACTGAACTGGCTGCGCTTCATCGTGGTGATCGGCGCGCTGGCCGGCCTGTCGTCGGTGATCCTGGTCATGCTGATGGGCCAGCCGCGCATCTTCTTCACGATGTCGCAGGACGGGCTGATCCCGAAGATCTTCTCCAAGGTCCATCCGAAGTTCCAGACTCCGTACATCGGCACGATCATCGTCGGCATCTTCGCCTGCGCCCTGGCCGGGCTGTTCCCGATCAGCGTGCTCGGCGAACTGGTGTCGATGGGTACCCTGCTCGCCTTCGCCACGGTCTGCATCGGCGTGCTGGTGCTGCGCTATACCCGCCCGGACCTGCAGCGTCCGTTCCGCGTGCCGTTCGTGTGGTTCGTCTGCCCGCTCGGCGCCGCCGCGTGCCTGTTCCTGTTCTGGCAGGCCTTCGCCGAGCATTGGCGCCTGATGGTGGGCTGGACCGTGATCGGCGTGGTGATCTACCTGGTCTACGGCTACCGCAACAGCAAGCTGCGCAAGGCCGCCGACGCGGCGGCTTGA
- a CDS encoding 1,2-dihydroxy-3-keto-5-methylthiopentene dioxygenase → MSRLRIFAEDQTDTPRLSTTDQAQIARELARIGVGFEQWQAAQPVKPGDSPETIMAAYRADIDRLIAERGFKTVDVVSIAPDNPQRDTMRGKFLDEHYHKEDEVRFFVAGSGLFTLHVEPNVYEIKCEQGDLISVPDSTLHWFDMGPEPSFVAIRFFTEPDGWVGHFTGTDIAQQFPRYEKGQAG, encoded by the coding sequence ATGAGCCGCCTGCGCATTTTCGCCGAAGACCAGACCGACACGCCCCGGCTGAGCACCACCGACCAGGCGCAGATCGCGCGCGAGCTGGCCAGGATCGGCGTGGGCTTCGAACAGTGGCAGGCCGCGCAGCCGGTCAAGCCCGGCGACAGTCCCGAAACGATCATGGCCGCCTACCGCGCCGACATCGACCGGCTGATCGCCGAGCGCGGCTTCAAGACCGTCGACGTGGTCAGCATCGCCCCGGACAACCCGCAGCGCGACACCATGCGCGGCAAGTTCCTCGACGAGCACTACCACAAGGAAGACGAAGTGCGGTTCTTCGTCGCCGGCTCGGGCCTGTTCACCCTGCACGTCGAGCCGAACGTGTACGAGATCAAATGCGAGCAAGGCGACCTGATCTCGGTGCCCGACAGCACCCTGCACTGGTTCGACATGGGCCCGGAACCGAGCTTCGTGGCGATCCGTTTCTTCACCGAGCCCGACGGCTGGGTCGGCCATTTCACCGGCACCGACATCGCCCAGCAGTTTCCGCGCTACGAGAAAGGCCAGGCGGGCTGA
- the mtnC gene encoding acireductone synthase: MPIRAILTDIEGTTSSISFVKDVLFPYARRALPGFVAARGREPAVRKWLDTVALENGGACQDSVIVEVLQGWIDEDRKHTALKALQGMIWADGYKSADFTSHMYPDAAPALRQWKDAGLRLYVYSSGSVPAQRLLFGHSDAGDLTELFSGWFDTEVGGKREAASYARIVEAIGLPADEIVFLSDVVEELDAARDAGVGTVLVDRLDDYPQPREGEATHGHVRVTGFDQVTV; encoded by the coding sequence ATGCCCATCCGCGCCATCCTCACCGACATCGAAGGCACCACCAGCTCGATCTCCTTCGTCAAGGACGTGCTGTTCCCGTACGCGCGCCGCGCCCTGCCCGGTTTCGTCGCCGCGCGCGGACGCGAGCCGGCGGTGCGCAAGTGGCTGGACACGGTCGCGCTGGAGAACGGCGGCGCCTGCCAGGACTCGGTCATCGTCGAGGTGCTGCAGGGCTGGATCGATGAAGACCGCAAGCACACCGCGCTCAAGGCGCTGCAGGGCATGATCTGGGCCGACGGCTACAAGAGCGCGGATTTCACCTCGCACATGTACCCCGACGCGGCGCCCGCGCTGCGCCAGTGGAAGGACGCGGGTTTGCGCCTGTACGTGTATTCCTCCGGCAGCGTGCCCGCGCAGCGACTGCTGTTCGGCCACAGCGACGCCGGCGATCTGACCGAGCTGTTCTCCGGCTGGTTCGATACCGAGGTCGGCGGCAAGCGCGAGGCGGCGAGCTATGCGCGCATCGTCGAAGCGATCGGCCTGCCGGCCGATGAGATCGTGTTCCTGTCGGACGTGGTCGAGGAGCTCGATGCCGCGCGCGACGCCGGTGTCGGCACGGTGCTGGTGGATCGTCTCGACGATTATCCGCAGCCGCGCGAGGGCGAGGCCACGCATGGGCATGTGCGGGTTACGGGGTTCGATCAGGTTACGGTTTGA
- a CDS encoding methylthioribulose 1-phosphate dehydratase — protein sequence MNSALPYDPQRLSHCAGEIIVNVRELAQRGWTPATSSNFSTRIDAGHVAITVSGRDKGRLTEADIMVVDLDGTPVATSHRPSAETLLHTQLYKRYPQIGCVLHTHSQTQTVASRLYAGQGHVHLEGYELLKAFSGNTTHEMALELPVYPNTQDMPTLAAQVDATLDQQPMWGYLIDGHGLYAWGRDMAEARRHLEAFEFLLGCELELRRLQR from the coding sequence ATGAACAGCGCCCTGCCCTATGACCCGCAACGCCTGTCGCACTGCGCCGGGGAAATCATCGTCAACGTGCGCGAACTCGCGCAACGCGGCTGGACCCCGGCCACGAGCAGCAATTTCTCGACCCGCATCGACGCCGGCCACGTCGCGATCACCGTGTCCGGCCGCGACAAGGGCCGCCTGACCGAAGCCGACATCATGGTCGTCGACCTCGACGGCACGCCGGTCGCGACGAGCCACCGGCCCTCGGCCGAGACCCTGTTGCACACCCAGCTGTACAAGCGCTACCCGCAGATCGGCTGCGTCCTGCACACCCATTCGCAGACCCAGACCGTCGCCTCGCGCCTGTACGCCGGCCAGGGCCACGTGCATCTGGAAGGCTACGAGCTGTTGAAAGCCTTCAGCGGCAACACCACCCACGAAATGGCGCTGGAGTTGCCGGTCTACCCCAACACCCAGGACATGCCGACCCTGGCCGCCCAGGTCGACGCGACCCTCGACCAGCAGCCGATGTGGGGCTATCTGATCGACGGTCACGGCTTATACGCCTGGGGCCGCGACATGGCCGAAGCGCGACGCCATCTGGAGGCGTTCGAATTCCTGCTCGGATGCGAACTCGAACTCCGGAGACTGCAGCGATGA